In Pan troglodytes isolate AG18354 chromosome 20, NHGRI_mPanTro3-v2.0_pri, whole genome shotgun sequence, the genomic window GACACTGGCATCATTGGCTGCGACTGTGAAAGAAAGATGGAGGGAGGTTGGTAGGAGCCAGGGCTTCCCAGACAggcttctgccttttcttttcttttcttttcttttctttttcttttttttttttttttttttgagatggagtttcgctcttgttgcccaggctggagtgcagtggtgtgatcttggctcattgcaaactctgcctcccaggttcaagcaattctcctgcctaagcctcctgggtagctgggactacagtcacacaccaccatgcctggctaattttttgtatttttaatagagctggggtttcactatgttggccaggctggtctcgaactcctgacctcaggtgatctgcctgcctcagcctcccaaagtgctgggattacaggcatgaaccactgcacccggccgggtTCTGTGCTTTCATGCCCTTCAAGACCATCGTCTCTAAAGTCCTTCCAGGGCAGGGTAACAGACCCCATGTAGAAAGACATACATGGTCATGAACATAGAATCACCTGCACCCACCACAAGACTTGGGGACACCACAAGATGGCTTGGGGACTTGTGGGACTGATTACCTCGGCAGTCCCGAGGCCCCATGCTGCAGAGCTGGCCTACCCCAGTCTCCATCACAGCCTCAGGGTGAATCCAGTTCCAACCCAAGACCCCATCGGAGTCTTCTCACCCACCACAGCCCCCTTCAGACTGAAGCCAACCTACCGTGTAGACTAACTGGACCCCGATCCTAAATGCCACCCCTGGAATATCCCTGAGCCAATCCCCCAAAACCTGAAATCCAAAGCCAATTCTGAACTCAATCACCTAAAATCTGATCCCAACGTGAAAAGTCAATCTCCCTTGGAATCAAGCCCCATCCTAAACCCAATCCTAATTATAAACTGGATCTGACCATATCTTCAGATCTCACTCTGACTCCAACCATTCTCTTGACCCAACCTCTATGAAAATATCCGTttcgggccaggcgtggtggctcatgcccgtaatcccaacactttgggaagccgaggtgggcagatcccctgaggtcaggagttcgagaccagcctggccaacatggtgaaacctcatctctactaaaaatacaaaaaaaaaaaaaaaaaaaaaatcagctgggcctggtggcgggcacctgtagtcgcagctactcggggaagctgaggcaggagaattgcttgaacctgggaggcggaggtagcagtgagccaagattgtaccactgcactccagcctgggtgacagagcgaaactctgtctcaaaaagaaaaaagagaaaatatccatttccccagccccagccctgtgcTCCAACATGCCCTCCTACAAACACTTGTGCAATGTCATGCTCAACCTCCTCAACCCCAGACCCCAGCCGCTACCCAGCTCCCATCCTAAACCCACCCTCAGTTCCAATCCCAACCCAAACTTCACTCCAATCCTAAGGCCCTATGGAGCCCCTGATATTAACCCGAAACAGTCCTAAGCTGGTCAGTTACCCCAAATCCACCTCAACCCAGTTCCACCCCGAGATTGGCATCTACCCCAAATTTTACTCTCAACCCAGCCCTGATCGTCACTCAACCCCAATGTCCCCAGCCATAACCCAGGGTCACCCAATCCTTCAACTCAACTCCAAGCCCACTCAACCTTCCACCAGTCACCCTAAACCAACCGAACCTCAACTCCTAACCCATTGTCAATACCAATCCCTATGTCAATGCCAGTGAAATCCAAAATTCACCCTTGGCTGCAACCTCTAAGCATCTCTATACCCACCAGCCACCTCCAGCTACCAGAGCCTCCAATCCAGCTTCAGTGCTTCAACTCAGTCCCAAAGCAACTGAGATCCTAGATCATTCTTCACCCAACCTCACCCCCTACAAGCATCCCTGACTCAATTTGCAAGCTTTTCTCACCATCCAAATTCCAAATTCAACCCCAGTTCTAAAATCAATGAAATCCTAAGTGAAATCCTAACCTTAACTCCAATCAGCTCCAGATACAGCAGTGACCAAAAACTCATCTCAGCCCAACTTAAACACGAGTTCAACCTTCACATCAACTCTTCCTCTAGGCATCCTCACCCCAGTATCACTCCCAACACTAAACCAACTCCCCTGGTTCCTCAACACAACTCAAATACAGGATTTTACCTCCGACCCTAACCCCAATCCTCATCCCAGCCGTAAAAGAACCCACTAGCTCCCTACGCTCAAACTCAGCCTcgattctttcatttttcttttttagaattgggagcagattttattttattttagattcagtggggatgtgtgcaggtttgttacattgggtatattgcatgatgcagaggtttgggtttcttttttttgagacggagtcttgctgtgtcacccaggctagagttgcagtggtgcgatctgggctcactgcaacctctgcctcctgggttccggcgattctcatgcctcagcctcccaagaagcagctgggataacaggtgtctgccaccaagcctggctaatttttgtattattagtagaaacagggtttcatcacgttggccaggctggtttcaaactcctgacctcaggcgatccgcccaccttggcttcccaaagtgttgggattattggcatgagccactgcgcctggcactcTAATTCCGTTCTTAACCCTACACTCTTCTCAATGCCCATCCCCATTCCAAGCTCTATCCTGATCCTAATGCCTGATCCTAGAGAGTTGTAACTCACCCAACCTAGACCAGGAAGCCATCCTCAAAGCCAACTCCAAGTTCAAATCACCACCACCCTCTTGGCATCTGGACCTAactccactgcagcctccctctgGGGCCCGCAAGCCCACCTTGGTCTTGATGCAGGTGTCCAGGGCTGAGTTTCTGATGGCCAGCTCCATCCTGAGCTGCTCCGcctccctcttcttctcttccAGCTCCTTGGCCAGGTTGTCTCGTTCCTTCCGCAGCACCGCCTTCTCCTCCAGCGCTAGCTGGGTCTGCCGGGAGCATTCAGCTTGGAGCTTGGCCTCCCGGGCCTGAGCCTCCTTCTCCACCTTCTGTTTCGCCTCCTGACTGGCCCGCAGGCCCTGCTGGGCTTCCAGCTTCTGGCGTTGGAGGTCTGAGTTCTCGCGGGCCACGCGTTCGATATCCGCCCGGAGGCTCCGGGCCAGCTCCTCCACCTTGGAGCTCATGAGGCTGGGCATGTGGTCGCAGGCTCTGCGGATGGAGGCCAATTCCGAGCCCAGGGGATGGTAGAGGTTGTAACCCAGGTTGTCCAGGCTGCGTGGGATAATGGAGTCCCTCCACAGGTTACGAAGATCCATCTCAAACTTGTCCTTGTCCAGGGGCAGGCAGAGGGCTTGCACCTTTTGCAGTTGCTCCTTGGCCAGCTGGCGCTCTTGGTGCTGCAGCTCCCGGGTTTTCACGCATTCAACCAGCTGTTCCTCCACCACGCGTTTGTTCAGCAGCACGCTTTCCTTATCCTTAGTGCAAATGGTCTTCTCCTTGGCTATCTCCACCTCCAGTGTCTTCACCTTCTGATTCAGCATGAAGAGCAAGGCTAAGGAAAACAGGACCAGGAGACCCAGGAAGATTGGGGGCTGCCGAGAGCACTGGGCAGGGAGTCCACCACcccggctccctgcagccttagCACTCACCATCGCAGCTCTTGTTCATGTCCTTGAATTGATCTCTGCATTGCTTCTCACTCAAGATGATGGCAGCCATGTACCTCTGATTGTTCGTGTAGATGACCTGCCCGGAAGATAGGGGAAGGACGCAGGACAGAGCTTAGTGTCTTGCCCCTGGGACTGCCTGGACCCAGATCGAGCACCATGGTGGCCAGAGTGAGCTGAGTTCACAAGGGCATGGTCCCTTTATGAGGGAATGTTagaagccaggtgtggcagctcacacctgtcatcccaattacttgggaggctgaggtgggaggatcactcgagcccaggagtctgagaccagcctgggccacatagcgagatcccatctcaataaaacaaaccaacaaaaataaataaacaaaaatatagtgGATGTTTGTCTGATCTTCAAAAGCTTTTACAGTTACTACTATccagaaataaaaagacacaaattataaatacatgctacaacatggatgaactttaaaaatattacatccacatttatggtcaactgaatttctttttttttttttttttttgaaatggagtttcactcctattgctgttgcccaggctggagtgcagtggcgcaatcttggctcaccacaacctctgcctcccagattcaagcaattctcctgtctcagcctcccaagcagctgagattacaggtggctgccaccacgactggctaatttttttgtttgtttttggtagagacagggtttcaccatgttggccaggctggtgttgaactcctgatctcaggtgatctgcccgcctcggcttcccaaagtgctgagactacaggcttgagccactgtgcccggctcgaatttttttttttttttttttttagacagggtctcactttgtcacccaggctggagtgcagtggcctgatctcagctcactgcaaccttgacctcccaggctcaagcaatcctcttgcatCAGTCTCccgaggagctaggactacaggtatgcgccaccactcctggccaattttttgtattttccttagagatgggggttttaccatgctgccgaggctggtcttgaactcctgagctcaaagaaTCCAACTGCCAGGGCCTCCCAGccctgaatttttttgtttttttttaaagagatggggtctcactctgttgcccaggctagagtacagtggagtgatcatagctcactgcagactcgaactcctgggttccagtgattctcctgcctcagcctccccagtagctgggactacaggcctgtgccaccacgcctgactgatttttaaaatttttttttttttcttgagacagagtttcgctcctgttgcccaggctgaagtgcaatggcgcgatctcggctcactgcaacctccacctcccgagttcaagcgattctcctgcctcagcctcctgagtagctgggattacaggcatgcgccacaacacccggctaatctttgcatttttagtagagatggggtttctccatgttggtcaggctggtcttgaactcccaacctcaggtgatccacccatctcggcctcccaaagtgctgggattacaggcgtgagccaccatgcccagccttaaatttgtttttgtagaaacggggtttcactatgttgaccagggtggtgaCGAtctcccccatcagcctcccaaattgctgggattacaggtgtgcaccaccatgcctggctatggtcaactgatttggACAAGGATGCTGCTATGAGCTCAACTGTATCCCCAGTACCtgagaatgtgactgtatttagaagtagggtttttttgtttttgttttttgtttttttagacagagtctcgctctatcacccaggctggagtacaatggctcgatctcagctcactgcaacctctgcctcccgggttcaagtgattctcctgcctcagcctcccgagtagttgggattacaggggcccacctccctgcccggctaattttttttttttttttttttgagatggagtttcgctctttttgcccaggctggagtgcagtggcatgatctcggctcaccgcaacctccacctcccgagttcaagtgattctcctgcctcagtctccctagtagctgggattacaggcacacaccaccatgcctggctaatattgtattttttagtagagacaaggtttctccatgttggccaggctggtctcaaactcccatcctcaggtgatccgcccacctcagcctcctaaagtgctaggattacaggtgtgagccactgcacttggccgaactaatttttgtatttttagtagagatggggtttcaccatgttggccaggctggtttcaaactcctgacctcaggtgattcgcccccctcggcctcccaaagtgctgggattatagtcgtgagccacctctcctggcaGAAGTAGGGTCTTtagagaggtaattaagttaaggtGAGGTCcttagggtgggtcctaatccaacatgactgatgtccttataaagagaagagatttggacacagagacacggACAGAAGGAAGACCAAGagcagacacagggagaagatgccaCCTGCAAGCCAAGTAGAAAGACCTGGAACAGGCCGgctatggtggctcacgcctgtaatcccagcactctgggaggccaaggcgggtggatcacgaggtcaagagttcaagagcaacctggccaagatggtgaaaccccgtctctactaaaaatacaaaaaaattagcagggcatgttggtgggcgcctgtaatctcagctactggggaggctgaggcagagaactgcttgaactcggggaggcggaggttgcagtgagccgagatcgcgtctctgcactccagtccagcctgggtgacagagcgagactcggtctcaaaaaaacaaacaaacaaaaacctggagcagatccttccctcacagcctcagaaggaaccaaccccgCTAACACTTTGATCTTGGTACCACCCAGTCTGTAATACCTTGTCATGGAAgccctagcaaattaatacaAATGCTAACAACATCTCATGAGGCAAAcaacagtctttaaaaaaaaacttttttttttttttttttttttttgagacagggttttgctctgtcacccagcctggagtacagtggcacgatctcggctcactataacctccgtctcccgggttcaagtgattccccagcctcagcctcttgagtagctgggattacaggtgtgcaccactatacctggctaatttttgtatttttagtagagacagggtttcgccatgttggccaggctggtctcgaactcctaacctcaagtgatctgcccaccaccagcctggccaacatggcgaaaccccatctttgctaaaaatacaaaaattagccaggcatggaagcgcatgcctgtagtcccagctatttgggaggctgagccaggaggctcgcttgaatccgggaggcggaggttgcagtgaggcgagattgtgccaccgcactccaacctggggaacagagtgagactctatgtccaaaaaaaaaaagaaaaattaaaattaaattaaataagatatgcaaatggccaacgaGCATATCAAAAGATATTCaaaatcggctgggcgcggtggctcacacctataatcccagcagtttgggaggccaagacaggtggatcacctgaggttgggcattcaagaccagcctggccaacatggtgaaaccccatctctactaaaaatacaaaaaaattagccaggcctggtggcaggtgcctgtaatcccagctacttgggaggctgaggcagaagaattgcttgaacccgggagatggaggttgcagtgagccacgatcacaccattgcactccagcctgggtgacagagcgagagtctgtctaaaaaaaaagaaagaaagaaagatattcaaaATCATTAGCCATTACGGAAATGCAAATCAggaccacagtgagataccacttcacacccacgaGGGTGGCTATTTTAAAAACCCATAAACCCCCAAAATGAACAGTAACaggtgttgatgaggatgtggggaaatcaGAATTCTCAGACAGTACTAGTGAGAATGTACAATGTTGCAACGGCTTTGGGaaagtctggcagttcctcaaaatgttaaacatagttaCCACGTGACCCAGAAACTCTACTTCTCAGCATATACCCAGAGCAATGGAAACACATCCTCACATCAACTTGCCAGGAATGTCCACAGCAGCTCGATTCACAGTAGCCAAAGGTGGAAAGAACCCAAATGCCTGTCAGCAGATGAATTAACGCACAAAATGTGTTCCTTCCATAGATAGAACatgattcagccataaaaaggaaggaagcactGATCCATGTTGCAATGTGTGTGAACCCCAAAAACATGATGcctaagtgagagaagccagacacaaaaggccacagaaTGTGAGATTCCATTGACATGAAAtgcccagaacaggcaaatccatagagacaggaagcagGTTGGTGGCTGTCAGGGATtgggggaggggaatggggagtgactgctgatgGGGACGTGGGTTTTCTTTTGGGAaggtgaaaatgttctaaaataatgTTCTAAAATGGATCGTGGTGATcaatgtacaactctgtgaatgtacaaaaaatcatcaaattggccgggcgcggtggctcacgcctgtaatctcagcactttgggaggctgaggcaggcggatcacgaggtcaggagatctagaccatcctggctaacatggtgaaaccccatctctactaaaaatacaaaaaattagccaggcgtggtggcgggcgcctgtagtcccagctactcaggaggctgaggcaggagaatggcgtgaacctgggaggcagagcttgcaatgagctgagatcgagccactgcactccagcctgggcgacagagcgagactccatctcaaaacaaacaaaaaaacaaacaaaaacatcaaattgtacactttaaataggtgGATTGTAAAATACgtgaattatatatcaataaagctgtttttaaaaattattttttattattattatttttgagatggagtctcgctctgtggcccaggctagagtgcagcggtgtgatctcagctcactgcaacctctgcttcctgggttcaagtgattctcctgcctcagcctcccaagtagctgggaatacaggggcgcaccaccatgaccggctaatttttgtattttagtagagacggggttgcaccatgttagccaggcggtttcgaactcctgacctcaagtgatccactggcctcggcctcctgccttgacttcccaaagtgctggaattacagacgtgagctgccacgcccggccagctatttttattttattttaattttattttttttgagacatggtctcactctgccactcaggctggagtgcggtggtgtgatcacagctcactgcagcctcagcctccccaggctcgggcaatcctcccacctcagcctctcaagtagctgggattacaggcgcgtgccaccacttctggctaatttttgtattttttatagagatggggtctcaccatgttgcccaggctggtcttaaactgctgagctcaagcaatccacccaccttggcctcccaaaatgttgggattacaggtgtgaaccaccacgcctggccagcaaaGCTGTTTCTAAAGAAAGTGTTCACAATTTAACAAACTAAAGCCATGCCTTTCAAACTTTGGAAGAGAAGCCTCTGCAGAAATATAATAAGACATGAAGAATCAGGAGAGTTTGTCTTTCTGCAACTCTCTGTCCTTCATCCTTTTGCAGTTGGCCCTGGGTGAATGTCCTGGGGGGACATGGGGAATGCCTTCTGTTCTCAAAAGCCTTAGtcattaggaggctgaggtgggaacaatgcttgaggctgggagttcgagaccagcctcggcaatgtAGTGacaccatgtctctaaaaaaaaaaaaaaaaaaaaaaggctgtgatttttaagtttcttttttaatttttagtttattttttatagagaagaggtgtcttgggaggctgaggcaggtggatcacctgaggtcaggagttccagaccagcctggccaacatggggaaaccccatctctgctaaaaatacaaaaaattagctgggtttggtggcgggtgcctgtaatcccagctactcgggaggctgaggtaggagaatcacttgaacccgggaggcagaggttgtagggagctgagattgcgccactgcaatccagcctgggcgacagagtgaaactctgtgtcaaaaatagtaataataataataaaataattaaataatgtttttatttatttatttatttatttatttttttgagacggagtctcgctctgtcgcccaggctggagtgcagtggcgcaatctcggctcactgcaagctccacctcccgggttcatgccattctcctgcctcagcctcccaagtagctgggactacaggcacccaccaccacacctggctaattttttgtatttttagtagagacggggtttcactgtgttagccagcatggtctcgatctcctgacctagtgatccacccacctcggcctcccaaagtgttgggtttacaggtgtgagccactgcacccagccaataatttttttttaaatgaaaagacaggccaggtgcagtggctcacacctgtaatcccagcactgggaggccaaggcgggcggatcacaaggtcaggaaatcgaggccatcctggttaacatggtgaaaccccgtctctactaaaaatacaaaaaaaaattagcagggcatgttggcgggcacctgtagacccagctactcgggaggctgaggcaggggaattgcttgaacccgggaggcagaggttgcagtgagcggagaccgcgtcattgcaccccagccttggcgacagagctagactctgtctcaaaaaaaaaaagaaagaaaagacaccaGTTAGCCAGGTTCAGGTCTGAGAGGGGAGGCAGGGCTCTAATCTGAGGATCTAAGGGGCAGGCAGGACCCTATTGGGAGGGTCTGAGGGAGGGGCACAGTTATGCCCTGGGGACTGAGGGGTGTTCCACCCCatcttggggggctgaggtgagaccCACCATACTCTGGGCATCTGGGGAGACAGTGCTTTGCCCCAGGGTTTTGGGGGATAGAGACAGGGCCCTACCCCTGGGGCTCTGGGCGAGGGGTTGAGGTGGAGGTAGGGCCCCCCCATTAGGGGTCTGAGGTGAGGAGACCGAGTTCTGCCTTGAGCAGGACTGAGGGGGCTGAGCTTACCTTCCTGCCCAGTGCGGACGGCTGGGTGGTCTGAGGTCCTATGGGAGGCCTGTCTTTGCCACTGCCTGGCCCCTGGCCAGCCAGGTCACCTCCTTGGAAGACCCCGAAGCTGCCTCTTCAGCCTTCCCTCACCCCACCCTCCCATCTCTCACCCACCTCACCCTTAAGGAGAGAGCCCCACACCTGCTCCCCACAATGTCTCAGGGCAGGCAGGACACCCCCTGGATGAAGTTGTGTCTGAGAACACGGGGATAATTGTCTAGTGAGTTTGACACAAGCCGGGGTGCGAGAGTGGCGCGATGGTCTCCAGGAGACCCCAGATTTGCAGCTGTGACTGTACCCAGAGAGCCCGCCTGTTTCTGCCACCTCAAGAAAGTCACCTCCCCTCTCATGCCTTCACTTTCCTGCCTGCAAAGGGTTTAAAATTTCTGCTgcccaggcgcaatggctcactcctgtaatctcaacgctttgggaggccaaggcaggtggatcacttgaaggcaggagtttgagaccagcctggccaacgtggtgaaaccccatctctactaaaaatacaaaact contains:
- the PLVAP gene encoding plasmalemma vesicle-associated protein, with amino-acid sequence MGLAMEHGGSYARAGGSSRGCWYYLRYFFLFVSLIQFLIILGLVLFMVYGNVHVSTESNLQATERRAEGLYSQLLGLTASQSNLTKELNFTTRAKDAIMQMWLNARRDLDRINASFRQCQGDRVIYTNNQRYMAAIILSEKQCRDQFKDMNKSCDALLFMLNQKVKTLEVEIAKEKTICTKDKESVLLNKRVVEEQLVECVKTRELQHQERQLAKEQLQKVQALCLPLDKDKFEMDLRNLWRDSIIPRSLDNLGYNLYHPLGSELASIRRACDHMPSLMSSKVEELARSLRADIERVARENSDLQRQKLEAQQGLRASQEAKQKVEKEAQAREAKLQAECSRQTQLALEEKAVLRKERDNLAKELEEKKREAEQLRMELAIRNSALDTCIKTKSQPMMPVSRPMGPVPNPQPIDPASLEEFKRKILESQRPPAGIPVAPSSG